A stretch of DNA from Bacteroidota bacterium:
AAACATTAACAGAAGACTTAAAAGAATCAGCATAAAAGCTTAATTTAATTATATGAAATAGCCATGCACGAACCGTTCACAAACGCTAATGAATATAACATGGCTATCCCGATAAATCGGGATGACATTTAAAAAACAAATTATCTACATATGAATAAGAATAGTAATATATACACATTTGGTTTTTCTGCTGCATTGGTTATTGTTGTAGGATTACTTCTTGCCTCTGCTGCAATTGGTTTAAAACCATTCCAGTCTGCGAATGTAAGGATTGAGAAAATGCAGGATATTATTGGCTCTGTTGGAATTTCAGCTACCCCTGCACAGGCGGAAGAAAAATTTAACTCAATTATTAAGGAGCAACTGGTATTAACAAGTGAGGGTAAAGTGGTGGATGGTGCAGAGTATACAGCCTTTGATATAGATTTATCAAAAGAAATTAAAAAGCCACATGAAAAAAGACAATATCCCTTATTTATAGCAAATTTGGATGATAAGAAGTTTTTCATTGTTCCAATGCGTGGAAAAGGATTGTGGGGACCTATTTGGGGTTATATTGCTCTTGATGCATCTATGAATGTTTTCAATGTATATGGAGCAAAATTCGACCATAAATCAGAAACACCTGGACTTGGTGCTGAAATAAACACTACTGAATTTCAAAAACAGTTTGTTGATAAACTGATATTTGATGAAGGTGGAAATTATAAGCCAATTAAAGCAATTAAAGGTGGTGTTGCTGCTGGAGATATGCATGCTGTTGATGCAATTTCCGGAGGAACAATTACCAGCAATGGAGTGAATGAAATGATAAAAAGAACCCTTGAAATTTATGTTCCCTTTTTTAAAGAATACACAACCACTGGATTAGAAACAATCCCTGCTGAACAAGTGGAGGATGCAGAAACCATATCTCCAGATGCTGCAGGAGGGGTTTCTGCAGAGGAGGGTGCTGAGAGTGAAACAGAAGAATTAAAAAAAGATTCAAAATAGTAAATCGTATTTATATGAGTACTGAAACAACAACTGTAGTAAAAGTGGAGAAAAAAAGCGAACCTTTATTTTCTCCTAAAAACAAAAAATTAATGTCAGATCCATTAAACGA
This window harbors:
- the nqrC gene encoding NADH:ubiquinone reductase (Na(+)-transporting) subunit C; this encodes MNKNSNIYTFGFSAALVIVVGLLLASAAIGLKPFQSANVRIEKMQDIIGSVGISATPAQAEEKFNSIIKEQLVLTSEGKVVDGAEYTAFDIDLSKEIKKPHEKRQYPLFIANLDDKKFFIVPMRGKGLWGPIWGYIALDASMNVFNVYGAKFDHKSETPGLGAEINTTEFQKQFVDKLIFDEGGNYKPIKAIKGGVAAGDMHAVDAISGGTITSNGVNEMIKRTLEIYVPFFKEYTTTGLETIPAEQVEDAETISPDAAGGVSAEEGAESETEELKKDSK